One window of Campylobacter avium LMG 24591 genomic DNA carries:
- a CDS encoding RluA family pseudouridine synthase, which translates to MPYIKKELKLRNLRAYELLMQEQNISMSRAQRLIDKKRLFCNDVPVSKKNEFLSGKIELLVYENKAQGVEVVFEEDDFAVLEKASGVLSHPNGRHCKYSLCDEIWALWGEQACVAHRLDKQTSGLILVAKNKNAQIELKKMFENKEIKKQYLALVKGETPREFTVNKALALADDYDDVKIRVRPCDSGKKAISLFTRLEYFKDLDASFLLCKPLTGRQHQLRAHLFYSGYRILGDCLYGLEKGDIERILDELVSEKELLKLCLATRLCLHSYNLSFEFKGKFYDIYSKKDAKKDFLKALHL; encoded by the coding sequence ATGCCCTACATAAAAAAGGAGCTCAAACTCCGGAATTTAAGAGCTTACGAGCTTCTTATGCAAGAACAAAATATATCTATGTCCCGTGCTCAAAGATTGATAGATAAAAAAAGATTATTTTGTAATGATGTGCCGGTGAGCAAAAAAAACGAGTTTTTAAGCGGCAAGATAGAATTGCTTGTATATGAAAACAAGGCACAAGGCGTGGAAGTAGTGTTTGAAGAAGATGATTTTGCCGTGCTTGAAAAGGCTAGTGGCGTTTTAAGCCACCCAAATGGCAGACACTGCAAATACAGTCTCTGCGATGAAATTTGGGCTCTTTGGGGTGAGCAAGCTTGTGTGGCACACAGACTTGATAAGCAAACAAGTGGTCTTATATTAGTTGCAAAAAATAAAAATGCACAGATTGAGCTTAAAAAGATGTTTGAAAACAAAGAGATAAAAAAGCAGTATTTAGCCCTAGTTAAGGGCGAAACTCCTAGGGAATTCACGGTTAATAAAGCTTTGGCTCTTGCTGATGATTACGATGATGTAAAAATTAGAGTAAGGCCTTGTGATAGTGGGAAAAAGGCTATTTCACTCTTTACAAGGCTTGAGTATTTTAAGGATTTAGACGCTTCTTTTTTGCTTTGCAAACCACTTACAGGCAGACAACATCAGCTAAGAGCGCATTTATTTTACAGCGGATATAGAATTTTAGGAGACTGTTTGTATGGTTTAGAAAAAGGTGATATTGAAAGAATTTTAGATGAGCTTGTAAGCGAAAAAGAACTTTTAAAATTATGCCTAGCAACCAGGCTTTGCTTGCATTCTTATAATCTTAGCTTTGAATTTAAGGGAAAATTTTATGATATATACTCAAAAAAAGATGCAAAAAAGGACTTTTTAAAAGCCTTGCATTTGTAA
- the purB gene encoding adenylosuccinate lyase, translating into MVQRYSRKIMADKWSIEAKYSYWLKVELAAVKAWNELGFISDGDCEKICKNASFDVARIDEIEKETKHDVIAFLTSISENLGEESRFLHYGMTSSDCIDTALALQMKESLELILEDLKLLLEAIKKRAYEHKNTLMVGRSHGIHGEPISFGLVLGIWYDELKNARSLLINAKELISYGKLSGAMGNFAHSPLELEEKTCELLGLKAAPISNQVVQRDRHAQVVSALAILAASCEKIAVAIRHFQRTEVYEAEEYFSKGQKGSSAMPHKRNPVLSENVTGLCRIIRAFVNPALENVALWHERDISHSSVERFMLPDIFITSDFMLDRLTKLIENLLVYPKNMMKNLNLTGGLVFSQRVLLELPLKGLSREESYKIVQRNAMKVWQDLGEGKKAINEKNESLFLLALLEDEDLRARMSEEDIRACFDYSYYLRNVNSIFSRVFK; encoded by the coding sequence GTGGTTCAAAGATATAGCAGAAAAATTATGGCTGATAAGTGGAGTATAGAAGCAAAATACTCATATTGGCTAAAGGTTGAGTTAGCCGCTGTTAAGGCTTGGAATGAGCTAGGTTTTATAAGCGATGGGGATTGTGAAAAGATTTGCAAAAATGCAAGTTTTGATGTAGCTAGGATAGATGAGATAGAAAAAGAAACAAAGCACGATGTGATAGCTTTTTTAACATCCATAAGTGAAAATTTAGGCGAGGAAAGCCGCTTTTTACACTACGGCATGACAAGCTCTGATTGTATAGATACGGCTCTGGCTTTACAGATGAAAGAAAGCTTAGAACTTATTTTAGAAGATTTAAAGCTCTTGCTTGAAGCCATTAAAAAAAGAGCTTATGAGCATAAAAATACCCTTATGGTAGGTAGAAGCCACGGAATTCACGGCGAGCCTATAAGCTTTGGGCTTGTGCTTGGGATTTGGTATGATGAGCTTAAAAATGCAAGGTCTTTGCTAATAAACGCAAAAGAGCTTATAAGCTATGGAAAATTAAGCGGAGCTATGGGAAATTTTGCACACTCACCGCTTGAGCTTGAGGAAAAAACTTGTGAGCTTTTAGGCTTAAAAGCAGCCCCTATTTCAAATCAAGTAGTGCAAAGAGATAGACATGCACAAGTCGTATCAGCCCTAGCTATTTTGGCTGCAAGTTGTGAAAAGATAGCCGTTGCGATAAGGCATTTTCAAAGAACTGAAGTTTATGAGGCGGAGGAGTATTTTTCTAAGGGACAAAAGGGAAGTTCAGCTATGCCGCATAAAAGAAATCCCGTGCTAAGTGAGAATGTAACCGGACTTTGCAGAATTATAAGAGCCTTTGTAAATCCAGCCTTAGAAAATGTAGCTTTGTGGCACGAAAGAGACATAAGTCATTCAAGCGTGGAAAGATTTATGCTGCCTGATATTTTTATCACAAGTGATTTTATGCTTGATAGACTTACAAAGCTTATAGAGAACTTACTTGTTTATCCAAAAAATATGATGAAAAATTTAAATCTAACAGGGGGCTTAGTCTTTTCGCAAAGAGTGCTTTTAGAATTACCATTAAAAGGACTTAGCAGAGAAGAGTCTTATAAGATAGTGCAAAGAAATGCTATGAAGGTCTGGCAAGATTTAGGCGAGGGTAAAAAGGCGATAAATGAAAAAAATGAAAGCTTATTCTTACTAGCCCTGCTTGAGGATGAGGACTTAAGGGCTAGGATGAGCGAGGAGGACATTAGAGCTTGTTTTGATTACTCATACTACTTAAGAAATGTAAATTCTATCTTTTCTAGAGTATTTAAATAA
- a CDS encoding ribonucleoside-diphosphate reductase subunit alpha, whose protein sequence is MKVIKRNGRTEELDISKIKKCTNDAVAGLEGVNVSELELDAKIQFRDGISTEEIQKTLIKTAVDKIDVDCPNWTFVAARLFLYDLYKKANGMNRYNHLRDYFSKAEKEGRMILGLKEKYDLDDLNEYIKPERDLQFTYLGIKTLYDRYLIKDKKANPIELPQQMFMGIAMFLAQNEFNPQEWAKKFYDLISKFEVMLATPTLSNARTTRHQLSSCYIGSTPDNIEGIFDSFKEMALLSKFGGGIGWDWSKVRAMGGSIDGHKNAAGGIVPFLKIANDIAVAVDQLGTRKGAIAVYIEPWHMDINDFLELRKNSGEERRRTHELFPALWINDIFMQRVRDNGIWTLFDPADTPDLCDLYGDKFKARYEEYEKDESIVKERIEAKELWKKVLLNYFETGLPFLCFKDSANSVNPNAHDGLIRSSNLCTEIFQNTEPNYYQIEVRYEDGSVDCYDEEEIIIIDTGHQKPAKKISTLDSINGKKVYIVEKHKHNGKTAVCNLASVNLSKVKTKEDIQRVVPTAIRMLDNVIDLNFYPHLKVKDTNLQTRAIGLGVMGEAQMLAEEGIYWGSEEHFHKIDKIMENISYEAINASASLAAEKGVYPKFEGSNWSKGIFPIDLANKKAKALTLRDGLFEQSDCDWEKLRARVKKVGMRNGYLMAIAPTSSISILVGTTQTIEPIYKRKWFEQNLSGMIPCVVPNLNLNTWNYYTPAYELDQRVLVKAAAVRGKWIDQGQSLNIFMSLDKASGGYLNDIYMLAWELGLKSTYYLRSESPDSNKIDTVDRSIECEGCQ, encoded by the coding sequence ATGAAAGTTATAAAAAGAAATGGTCGCACAGAAGAACTTGATATATCAAAGATCAAAAAATGCACAAATGACGCAGTTGCAGGGCTTGAGGGTGTAAATGTAAGTGAGCTAGAACTAGATGCTAAAATTCAGTTTAGAGACGGAATTTCAACCGAAGAAATTCAAAAAACTCTTATAAAAACTGCTGTTGATAAGATAGATGTGGATTGTCCAAATTGGACCTTTGTGGCAGCTAGGCTCTTTTTGTATGACTTATATAAAAAAGCAAATGGTATGAATAGATACAATCACTTAAGGGATTATTTTTCAAAGGCTGAAAAAGAAGGCAGGATGATACTTGGCTTAAAAGAAAAGTATGATTTAGATGACTTAAATGAGTATATAAAGCCAGAAAGAGACTTGCAATTTACTTATCTTGGCATAAAAACCCTTTATGATAGGTATCTTATAAAGGATAAAAAGGCAAATCCTATCGAGCTGCCGCAACAAATGTTCATGGGCATAGCTATGTTTTTAGCTCAAAATGAGTTTAATCCTCAGGAATGGGCTAAGAAATTTTATGATTTAATCTCCAAATTTGAAGTTATGTTAGCTACTCCAACCCTTTCAAATGCAAGAACCACAAGACATCAGCTAAGCTCTTGTTATATAGGAAGCACGCCTGATAATATAGAAGGAATTTTTGATTCTTTTAAGGAAATGGCTTTGCTTTCAAAATTTGGCGGAGGCATAGGCTGGGATTGGTCTAAGGTCAGGGCTATGGGCGGTAGTATAGACGGACACAAAAACGCCGCAGGAGGTATAGTGCCATTTTTAAAGATAGCAAATGACATAGCAGTAGCAGTTGATCAGCTAGGCACAAGAAAGGGAGCTATCGCTGTTTATATCGAGCCTTGGCATATGGATATAAATGATTTTTTGGAGCTTAGGAAAAATTCAGGCGAGGAAAGAAGAAGAACGCACGAGCTTTTCCCAGCACTTTGGATAAACGATATATTTATGCAAAGGGTGAGAGATAATGGAATTTGGACTCTTTTTGACCCGGCTGATACGCCTGATTTATGCGATTTGTACGGAGATAAGTTTAAAGCAAGATACGAAGAATACGAAAAAGATGAAAGCATAGTAAAAGAAAGGATAGAGGCAAAAGAGCTTTGGAAAAAGGTCTTGCTAAATTATTTTGAAACAGGACTTCCTTTTTTATGCTTTAAAGATAGTGCAAATAGCGTAAATCCAAACGCACATGACGGGCTTATAAGAAGCTCAAATTTATGCACTGAAATTTTTCAAAACACAGAGCCAAATTATTATCAAATAGAAGTAAGATACGAGGACGGCAGTGTCGATTGCTACGATGAGGAGGAAATCATCATCATAGACACAGGACACCAAAAGCCAGCCAAAAAGATAAGCACCCTAGATAGCATAAACGGCAAAAAAGTCTATATAGTAGAAAAGCACAAGCACAACGGCAAAACCGCGGTTTGCAACCTAGCCTCTGTGAATTTAAGCAAGGTAAAAACAAAAGAGGATATCCAAAGGGTCGTGCCTACTGCCATTAGAATGCTTGATAATGTGATTGATTTAAATTTCTATCCTCATTTAAAGGTAAAGGATACAAATTTACAAACAAGAGCCATAGGACTTGGGGTTATGGGCGAGGCACAAATGCTTGCTGAGGAGGGCATTTATTGGGGTTCTGAGGAGCATTTTCACAAGATAGATAAGATAATGGAAAATATAAGCTATGAGGCCATAAACGCTTCTGCTTCTTTGGCTGCTGAAAAAGGCGTGTATCCTAAATTTGAGGGTTCTAATTGGAGCAAAGGGATTTTTCCTATAGACTTAGCAAACAAAAAGGCAAAGGCGCTCACCCTAAGAGACGGGCTTTTTGAGCAAAGCGACTGTGATTGGGAGAAGCTAAGAGCTAGGGTGAAAAAGGTAGGCATGAGAAATGGCTATCTTATGGCCATAGCTCCGACTTCGTCCATATCTATTTTGGTTGGAACCACTCAAACCATAGAGCCTATATATAAACGCAAGTGGTTTGAGCAAAATTTAAGCGGGATGATACCTTGCGTGGTGCCAAATTTGAATTTAAACACCTGGAACTACTACACTCCAGCTTACGAACTAGACCAAAGAGTGCTTGTAAAGGCTGCTGCTGTGCGTGGAAAGTGGATAGACCAAGGACAGAGCCTAAATATCTTTATGTCCTTAGACAAGGCAAGCGGGGGTTATCTAAATGATATTTATATGCTTGCTTGGGAGCTTGGACTGAAATCAACTTATTATCTAAGAAGCGAAAGCCCAGATAGCAACAAAATAGACACAGTAGATAGAAGCATAGAGTGCGAGGGTTGCCAATAA
- a CDS encoding NAD(P)H-dependent oxidoreductase has translation MKTILLLNGSKKFGSSEGRLSATLQEVAKETLSSLGHKVLETHIDKGYTVESEVKKLLDSDVWIYQMPGWWMGEPWIVKEYIDKVYMAGAGKFFTSDGRHRDNPTKNYGTGGLLQDKRYMFSLTWNAPLEAFNDKNEFFGGVGVDGVYLHLHKAHEFMGLKALPTFICNDVVKNPQVEKFKAEYKAHLENALKI, from the coding sequence ATGAAAACGATACTTTTACTAAATGGCTCTAAAAAATTTGGAAGTAGTGAGGGCAGGCTCTCTGCAACCTTACAAGAAGTGGCAAAAGAGACTTTAAGCTCTCTAGGACATAAGGTGCTTGAAACACATATCGACAAAGGCTACACGGTAGAATCTGAAGTAAAAAAGCTCCTAGATTCTGATGTGTGGATATACCAAATGCCCGGCTGGTGGATGGGCGAGCCTTGGATAGTCAAAGAATACATCGATAAAGTCTATATGGCCGGGGCTGGTAAGTTTTTCACTAGCGATGGACGCCACAGGGATAATCCGACTAAGAATTACGGCACAGGCGGGCTTTTGCAAGATAAAAGATACATGTTTAGCCTCACTTGGAATGCCCCGCTAGAAGCCTTTAATGATAAAAATGAGTTTTTTGGCGGCGTGGGTGTCGATGGGGTGTATTTACATCTGCATAAGGCGCACGAGTTTATGGGCTTAAAGGCGTTGCCAACTTTTATCTGTAATGATGTGGTGAAAAATCCGCAAGTTGAGAAATTTAAGGCTGAGTATAAGGCGCATTTAGAGAATGCTTTGAAAATCTAA
- a CDS encoding NAD(P)-dependent alcohol dehydrogenase → MLGDSKIPFKSGERIPARGYAAFSKEWKFKPYEFTRHPLGQNDVLLEILYAGICHSDLHAVSGDHGSPSYPMVPGHEIMGKVVAVGDKVSKFKVGDYAGVGCMVNSCGECEACKASKEQYCSNAKTVFTYNSKDVFHGGENTYGGYSNNIVLSEKFAIKVPKNAEIEKVAPLLCAGITTYSPIMFSKVSKGQKVAVAGVGGLGHMALQYMVKLGAEVTCFDIVDKENACKALGAKEFVNVKSARFKEFANTFDFIISTIPYHYDINAYRAMLKFGGEMAIVGLPSHKDAPSLNSQTFIWQLQNKRLYSSLIGGIKETQEMLDFSVKHSIYPKVEIIKISELNSAYKKVAEGKADFRFVIDMKSLEAKL, encoded by the coding sequence CTGTTAGGAGATTCTAAAATCCCTTTTAAAAGTGGAGAGAGAATACCAGCACGCGGCTATGCGGCATTTAGCAAAGAATGGAAATTTAAACCCTATGAATTTACCCGCCATCCGCTAGGGCAAAATGATGTGCTTTTAGAGATTTTATATGCGGGGATTTGCCATAGCGATTTGCACGCTGTTAGTGGCGATCATGGCTCGCCAAGCTATCCTATGGTGCCAGGTCATGAGATAATGGGCAAAGTCGTGGCAGTGGGCGATAAGGTGAGCAAATTTAAGGTCGGCGATTATGCTGGAGTGGGCTGTATGGTCAATAGCTGCGGGGAATGCGAGGCGTGCAAAGCAAGCAAAGAGCAGTACTGCAGCAATGCCAAAACGGTTTTTACTTATAATTCCAAAGATGTCTTCCATGGGGGCGAGAATACCTATGGCGGGTATTCAAACAACATTGTTTTGAGCGAAAAATTTGCTATCAAAGTACCTAAGAATGCCGAGATTGAGAAAGTCGCACCACTTCTTTGTGCCGGTATTACCACCTATTCGCCTATAATGTTTAGCAAGGTTTCTAAAGGGCAAAAGGTTGCTGTGGCAGGTGTTGGCGGACTTGGACATATGGCTTTGCAATACATGGTAAAGCTAGGAGCTGAAGTTACTTGCTTTGATATTGTGGATAAAGAAAATGCGTGCAAGGCCTTGGGGGCAAAGGAATTTGTCAATGTCAAAAGTGCGAGATTTAAAGAATTTGCTAATACTTTTGACTTCATCATCTCAACAATCCCCTATCATTACGACATCAACGCTTACCGCGCAATGCTGAAATTTGGCGGGGAAATGGCGATAGTGGGACTACCCTCACACAAAGACGCACCCAGCTTAAATTCACAGACTTTCATCTGGCAACTTCAAAACAAAAGGCTTTATAGCTCACTTATAGGCGGGATTAAAGAAACCCAAGAAATGTTGGACTTTTCGGTAAAACATAGCATTTATCCAAAAGTGGAGATTATTAAAATTAGCGAGTTAAACTCTGCGTATAAAAAGGTTGCCGAGGGCAAGGCAGATTTTCGCTTTGTGATTGATATGAAAAGCTTGGAAGCTAAACTATAA
- a CDS encoding glycosyltransferase: protein MSKISIFLSSDERYDFALANVIIGLKRYNEHLIDKIYIMYDGIDESTLAKIQSIYSEAIEFIRYSDEDFSRDVRHSSYIKEHQFLKNYSKFAFAKFYIFDLLEKSPKSTKGLVLLDVDMLVCDSFECLLDLEQDYCAKVDVYNTQSANAYFKERGLAVDLSTHPKCNGGFLYFNKKIFEKEGVRNLTTLCFELLYSIMHEKDYKCLYDEEIFSIVAKSFDFSFKNAKDLGLNSLLYLFENVDIKTKLIHGLGLSKFWYNPASFYCFNEWYVNHKIWLKRYKGEDKIPIPALPVNELKDSRDFFMFLSFYNKNINAIKDLQNFALENDIALQCIQEGYNVKIFLSDFDISINLIHKASDIIGQNEELYQIQGLDERHLDIVQNLGFKENGAFYEKRLMALVFDFFFFKYLNDVKSFIIALYESFLPKNKTGKRQLLMNELCPNIYTSAKFRVQNHLAYKLGLAFLQNSKSLKGFIRMPFILSYIKEKHKAEQRAYDDKISNNAFLKLPPLDSYPDYESALKEKESLAYKLGEALVQNIKRGGALKYIRFMKDVRRIKREFE from the coding sequence ATGAGTAAGATTAGCATTTTTTTATCTAGCGATGAAAGGTATGATTTTGCCTTAGCAAATGTCATCATAGGGCTTAAAAGATATAACGAGCATTTGATAGATAAAATTTACATAATGTATGATGGCATAGATGAAAGCACCTTAGCAAAAATTCAAAGTATTTACAGCGAGGCTATAGAGTTTATAAGATATAGCGATGAGGATTTTTCAAGGGATGTAAGGCATTCAAGCTATATAAAAGAGCACCAATTCTTAAAAAATTATAGCAAATTTGCCTTTGCTAAATTTTATATTTTTGATTTGCTTGAAAAAAGTCCTAAAAGCACTAAGGGTTTGGTACTTTTAGATGTGGATATGTTAGTTTGTGATTCTTTTGAATGCTTACTTGATTTAGAGCAGGATTACTGTGCAAAGGTTGATGTATATAACACTCAAAGTGCAAATGCCTACTTCAAAGAAAGAGGCTTAGCTGTGGATTTAAGCACCCATCCAAAGTGTAATGGAGGCTTTTTGTATTTTAACAAAAAGATTTTTGAAAAAGAAGGCGTTAGAAATTTGACCACTCTTTGCTTTGAGCTTTTATACTCTATAATGCACGAAAAGGACTATAAATGCCTTTATGATGAGGAAATCTTTTCTATAGTGGCTAAGAGCTTTGATTTTTCTTTTAAAAATGCAAAAGATTTAGGCTTAAATTCCTTGCTTTATCTTTTTGAAAATGTGGATATAAAAACAAAGCTCATACACGGCTTAGGACTTTCTAAATTTTGGTATAACCCAGCCTCTTTTTACTGCTTTAATGAATGGTATGTAAATCATAAAATTTGGCTAAAAAGATACAAGGGCGAGGATAAAATTCCTATACCAGCCTTGCCTGTAAATGAACTTAAAGATAGCAGAGACTTTTTTATGTTTTTAAGCTTTTATAATAAAAATATAAATGCCATAAAAGATTTGCAAAATTTTGCCTTAGAAAATGATATAGCTTTGCAATGCATACAAGAAGGTTACAATGTAAAAATTTTCTTAAGCGACTTTGATATAAGCATAAATTTAATCCACAAAGCAAGTGATATAATAGGGCAAAATGAAGAGCTTTATCAAATTCAAGGCTTGGATGAAAGGCATTTAGATATAGTGCAAAATTTAGGCTTTAAGGAAAATGGAGCTTTTTATGAGAAAAGATTAATGGCTCTTGTTTTTGATTTCTTTTTCTTTAAATATCTAAATGATGTAAAATCTTTTATCATAGCACTTTATGAGAGCTTTTTACCTAAAAATAAGACAGGAAAAAGGCAACTTTTAATGAATGAGCTTTGCCCAAATATCTACACAAGTGCAAAATTTAGGGTGCAAAACCATCTAGCTTATAAACTAGGACTTGCCTTTTTGCAAAATTCAAAGTCCTTAAAGGGCTTTATAAGAATGCCTTTTATTCTATCTTATATAAAAGAAAAACACAAAGCTGAGCAAAGAGCTTATGATGACAAAATTTCAAACAACGCTTTTTTAAAGCTTCCTCCTTTAGATAGTTATCCAGACTATGAAAGTGCCTTAAAAGAAAAAGAGAGTTTAGCTTATAAACTTGGAGAAGCTTTAGTGCAAAATATAAAACGGGGGGGGGCATTGAAATATATAAGATTTATGAAAGATGTGCGTAGGATAAAAAGGGAGTTTGAATAG
- a CDS encoding cupin domain-containing protein encodes MADTQTITKSGELASLKGDSKIFSGDVKVSMMFKSDSWRDFGGALVEFSKNARSAWHTHTAGQTLIVTEGEILTKVPGQKASIAKKGDVISCPPNVRHFHGATDTSKGSHIALNQEKDGKNVAWENLVSDSEYKEALKEARGK; translated from the coding sequence ATGGCTGATACACAGACAATCACAAAAAGCGGTGAGCTTGCTAGCTTAAAAGGAGATTCTAAAATCTTTAGCGGCGATGTTAAGGTTTCTATGATGTTTAAATCAGATTCTTGGAGGGACTTTGGCGGGGCTTTAGTAGAATTTAGCAAGAACGCTAGATCTGCGTGGCATACGCATACCGCAGGACAGACACTCATCGTAACAGAAGGTGAGATTCTTACAAAAGTGCCCGGACAAAAAGCAAGTATCGCTAAAAAAGGCGATGTGATTTCTTGTCCTCCAAATGTGAGGCATTTTCACGGCGCCACTGATACAAGCAAAGGCTCTCACATAGCTTTAAATCAAGAAAAAGACGGCAAGAATGTAGCTTGGGAAAATTTGGTTAGCGATAGTGAGTATAAAGAGGCTTTAAAAGAAGCTAGGGGTAAATAA
- a CDS encoding HsdM family class I SAM-dependent methyltransferase, giving the protein MASIEEIIEDNAKEQLRNLGIAYFTKTQNINTQIEEALKRYPSKKGGEGGNRPDIKLFLQDENLRKMPVMIEVKGTRGKLQKLKHDEVENLDKNGNFNFTNISDYALNGAVHYANAILDYTDYDEVIAVGINGYEDTKELKQEYAFYYLNRKNLSVPKKIGDFKDLSIFSKEHLSEFLRTIDSLSLSDKEREKTIESLESDIESKLNTLNQFLHDELLNINPNMRVALLVGMIMAAQGVKDKVSPLKPDELKGELGANSNDGIIFINKIKDFLAERKLPQEKIALLINELEKAFIHSNLWNKSSYTNTLLQTNDETPLKKTYTIVCDNILPLVKKLQTADIAGRLFNSLTKWLAVPDNEKNDVVLTPRYVVDVMVKLAKVNKDSYVWDYATGSGAFLISAMNAMIKDCENIKSPKEKGLKIANIKAYQLLGIEKRVDIYLLGILNMILLDDGSANLLNKDSLTQFEGNYEQGEKKGKNFPADVFLLNPPYSASGKGFIFVERALKRMSKGRAVIIIQENAGSGNGLPYTKEILEHSTLIASIKMPSDLFVGKSSVQTAIYVFDVGTKHDIKQKVKFIDFSTDGYTRAARKKSKASVNLKDTDNAKARYEELVNVVLYGSSYLNYYKDHYIEDCINLEGKDWTYAQHKSIDTKPTLEDFKKCVSEYLAWEVSNVLKNNAKENLLGKY; this is encoded by the coding sequence ATGGCAAGTATAGAGGAAATAATAGAGGATAATGCAAAAGAGCAGTTAAGAAATCTAGGCATTGCGTATTTCACAAAAACGCAAAATATCAACACGCAGATAGAAGAAGCCCTCAAAAGATACCCAAGCAAAAAGGGAGGCGAGGGAGGCAATCGCCCCGATATAAAACTTTTCTTGCAAGATGAAAATTTACGCAAAATGCCTGTGATGATAGAAGTCAAAGGCACAAGAGGCAAATTGCAAAAGCTTAAACACGATGAAGTTGAAAATCTTGATAAAAATGGTAATTTTAATTTCACAAACATTAGTGATTATGCCTTAAATGGTGCGGTGCATTATGCCAATGCTATTTTGGATTACACTGATTATGATGAAGTTATAGCCGTAGGTATCAATGGCTATGAGGACACTAAAGAGCTAAAGCAAGAATACGCCTTTTATTATCTTAATCGCAAAAATCTCTCTGTGCCTAAAAAGATTGGCGATTTCAAAGACCTCTCAATCTTTTCTAAAGAGCATTTAAGTGAATTTTTACGCACCATAGATTCTTTAAGTCTTAGTGATAAAGAACGTGAAAAAACTATAGAATCTTTAGAAAGCGATATAGAATCTAAGTTAAACACCCTTAATCAATTCCTACACGATGAGCTTTTAAACATCAACCCAAATATGCGTGTAGCTCTGCTTGTAGGTATGATAATGGCAGCACAGGGCGTAAAGGACAAGGTTTCACCACTAAAGCCCGATGAGCTCAAAGGAGAGCTAGGAGCAAATTCCAACGATGGCATTATCTTTATCAATAAAATCAAAGATTTTCTAGCCGAAAGGAAGCTCCCACAAGAAAAAATTGCCCTGTTAATCAATGAATTAGAAAAAGCCTTTATCCACTCAAATTTATGGAACAAATCAAGCTATACCAACACTCTTTTGCAAACAAACGATGAGACCCCACTTAAAAAAACCTACACAATCGTGTGCGATAATATCCTCCCGCTTGTCAAAAAGCTCCAAACCGCTGACATCGCAGGTAGACTCTTTAATTCCCTGACCAAATGGCTAGCCGTGCCAGATAATGAAAAAAACGATGTAGTGCTAACACCTCGCTATGTCGTTGATGTAATGGTAAAACTTGCTAAGGTAAATAAAGATTCTTATGTGTGGGATTACGCCACAGGCTCGGGAGCCTTTCTCATCTCTGCTATGAATGCGATGATAAAAGATTGTGAAAATATAAAAAGCCCCAAGGAAAAAGGACTAAAAATCGCTAATATCAAAGCCTACCAGCTTTTAGGTATAGAAAAGCGAGTTGATATTTATCTGCTTGGAATCTTAAATATGATTTTGCTTGATGATGGTAGTGCAAATTTACTCAACAAAGACAGTCTTACGCAGTTTGAGGGCAATTATGAGCAAGGCGAGAAAAAGGGTAAGAACTTCCCAGCCGATGTCTTTTTGCTAAATCCTCCCTATTCTGCAAGTGGCAAGGGCTTTATCTTTGTAGAGAGAGCCTTAAAACGTATGTCTAAGGGTAGAGCGGTTATCATTATCCAAGAAAACGCAGGTTCAGGTAATGGACTTCCCTACACAAAAGAGATTTTAGAGCATTCCACACTTATAGCAAGTATTAAAATGCCTTCAGATTTATTTGTAGGCAAAAGCAGTGTGCAAACAGCTATCTATGTCTTTGATGTAGGCACAAAGCACGATATAAAACAAAAGGTAAAATTTATAGATTTTAGCACAGATGGCTACACAAGAGCCGCAAGGAAAAAATCAAAAGCAAGCGTGAATCTAAAAGACACGGATAACGCTAAGGCAAGATATGAAGAGCTTGTAAATGTCGTGCTATATGGAAGCTCTTATTTGAATTATTACAAAGATCATTATATCGAGGATTGTATAAATTTAGAAGGTAAGGACTGGACTTACGCACAGCACAAAAGCATAGATACAAAGCCCACACTAGAGGACTTTAAAAAATGCGTAAGCGAGTATCTAGCGTGGGAGGTTAGCAATGTGCTAAAAAATAATGCCAAAGAGAACTTGCTGGGAAAATACTAA